One genomic region from Candidatus Poribacteria bacterium encodes:
- a CDS encoding class I SAM-dependent methyltransferase — MFRLIRFGARWSMALALSAWSLTLGLAFRRSRALLDAIVRHFGWERLLGESISPRLPTATLESLFPELDAPMVLATPRDGNIAPLELAAICALVRARKPRAVFEIGTFDGRTTANLARNSPPDAVVYTLDLTPGADASGDLAPGDAAYARKSHVGARLTEVDTATRTKIVQLYGDSAIFDFSPYAGSIDFVFVDGSHHEDYVRNDTAKALELVALGGMVVWHDYANAHWLGVTRALDDLSSDPRLSRARHIAGTTLVVCEVATG; from the coding sequence TGGCGCTTGCGCTGTCGGCGTGGAGTCTGACGCTCGGACTGGCATTCCGGCGTTCTCGCGCCCTTCTGGACGCCATCGTGCGACATTTCGGCTGGGAGCGCCTGCTCGGCGAGTCCATCTCCCCGCGACTGCCCACCGCCACGCTGGAGAGCCTGTTTCCGGAGCTGGATGCGCCGATGGTGCTGGCGACTCCGCGCGACGGCAACATCGCGCCGCTCGAGCTCGCTGCCATCTGCGCCCTGGTGCGCGCGCGCAAGCCACGGGCGGTCTTCGAGATCGGCACATTCGACGGACGTACGACCGCGAACCTGGCGCGCAACAGCCCGCCGGACGCCGTCGTCTACACGCTCGACCTCACCCCTGGAGCGGATGCGAGCGGCGACCTCGCGCCCGGCGACGCGGCTTACGCCCGCAAGTCACATGTCGGCGCGCGGCTCACCGAGGTCGATACGGCGACACGGACGAAGATCGTCCAGCTCTACGGCGATTCGGCAATCTTCGACTTTTCGCCCTATGCCGGTTCCATCGACTTCGTGTTCGTCGACGGCTCCCACCACGAGGACTACGTCCGCAACGATACGGCGAAGGCGCTCGAACTCGTGGCTCTCGGCGGCATGGTCGTCTGGCACGACTACGCGAACGCGCACTGGCTCGGCGTCACCCGCGCGCTGGACGATCTGAGCTCCGACCCTCGCCTGTCGCGAGCGCGGCACATCGCTGGAACCACGCTCGTCGTCTGCGAGGTGGCTACCGGCTGA